A stretch of [Clostridium] scindens DNA encodes these proteins:
- a CDS encoding glycogen/starch/alpha-glucan phosphorylase, with the protein MYNPRFEKEAFKKEVTNNVKTLFRRTVDEATPQQLFQAVSYAVKEVIIDDWLATQKKYDEDDPKMVYYMSMEFLMGRALGNNLINMTAYTEVKEALDEMGIDLNAIEDEEPDPALGNGGLGRLAACFLDSLATLGYAAYGCGIRYHYGMFKQKIEDGYQVEKPDNWLKDGNPFELRRPEYAKEVRFGGNIRVEYDEEGRTHFVQENYESVLAIPYDYPIVGYNNHVVNTLRIWDAEPIVDFQLDSFDRGDYHKAVEQQNLAKNIVEVLYPNDNHYAGKELRLKQQYFFISASIQAAIVKYKKKHDDITKLYEKVTFQMNDTHPTVAVAELMRILLDEEGLGWNEAWDITTKTCAYTNHTIMAEALEKWPIDLFSRLLPRIYQIIQEIDRRFVEQIRKTYPGDEGKVKRMAILMDGQVKMAHLAIVAGYSVNGVARLHTEILKNQELKDFYQMMPEKFNNKTNGITQRRFLMHGNPLLADWVTDKLGTKDWITDLSLMSGLKRWADDEEALKEFMSIKYKNKERLAEYILEHNGIEVDPRSIFDVQVKRLHEYKRQLLNILHVMYLYNQMKEHPEKSFYPRTFIFGAKASAGYIRAKQIIKLINSVADVVNNDRSINGKLKVVFIEDYRVSNAELIFAAADVSEQISTASKEASGTGNMKFMLNGAPTIGTMDGANVEIVEEVGIDNAFIFGLSSDEVIGFEQNGGYNPMDIYNNDPDIRRVVNQLVDGTYAHGNTELYRDLYNSLLNTKSSSRADMYFILKDFRAYAQAQQKVEEAYRDKDRWAKMALLNTACCGKFSSDRTIQEYVDDIWHLDKITVEV; encoded by the coding sequence ATGTATAATCCGAGATTTGAAAAGGAAGCATTTAAAAAAGAAGTTACGAATAATGTAAAGACGCTGTTTCGCAGGACGGTCGATGAGGCCACTCCTCAGCAGCTGTTCCAGGCGGTTTCCTATGCGGTAAAAGAAGTCATTATAGATGACTGGCTTGCCACCCAGAAGAAGTATGATGAAGACGATCCGAAGATGGTCTACTATATGTCCATGGAATTCCTGATGGGAAGAGCGCTTGGCAATAACCTGATTAACATGACGGCTTACACGGAAGTAAAGGAAGCATTGGACGAGATGGGAATAGACCTAAATGCCATCGAGGACGAGGAGCCGGATCCGGCTCTTGGAAACGGCGGCCTTGGCCGTCTGGCGGCCTGCTTCCTGGATTCGCTGGCAACCCTTGGCTATGCGGCATATGGCTGTGGCATACGTTATCATTACGGAATGTTTAAGCAGAAGATTGAAGATGGATACCAGGTGGAGAAGCCGGATAACTGGCTCAAGGATGGCAATCCCTTTGAACTTCGCAGGCCCGAATACGCAAAGGAAGTGCGCTTTGGCGGAAATATCCGGGTAGAGTATGACGAAGAAGGCAGAACCCATTTCGTTCAGGAGAATTATGAGTCTGTACTGGCCATACCGTACGACTACCCGATCGTGGGATACAATAACCATGTGGTAAATACCCTTCGTATCTGGGATGCGGAGCCGATCGTGGACTTCCAGCTGGATTCTTTTGACAGAGGCGACTATCACAAGGCGGTAGAGCAGCAGAATCTTGCCAAGAATATTGTGGAGGTCCTGTATCCGAACGACAATCATTACGCAGGCAAAGAGTTAAGGCTGAAGCAGCAGTATTTCTTCATATCTGCCAGCATTCAGGCAGCAATTGTGAAATATAAGAAGAAGCATGATGATATTACAAAACTTTATGAAAAAGTCACCTTCCAGATGAATGATACCCATCCAACGGTGGCTGTAGCAGAACTGATGCGTATTCTTCTGGATGAGGAAGGACTTGGATGGAATGAGGCATGGGATATTACCACAAAGACCTGCGCATATACCAACCACACCATCATGGCAGAAGCGCTTGAAAAATGGCCAATCGACCTGTTCTCAAGGCTGCTTCCGCGTATCTATCAGATTATCCAGGAGATTGACCGCCGGTTTGTAGAGCAGATCCGAAAGACTTATCCGGGAGACGAAGGCAAGGTAAAACGTATGGCAATCCTTATGGACGGCCAGGTTAAGATGGCACATCTTGCCATCGTCGCAGGATATTCGGTCAACGGCGTTGCACGCCTGCACACGGAGATATTAAAGAACCAGGAACTGAAGGATTTCTACCAGATGATGCCGGAGAAGTTCAACAATAAGACCAATGGCATTACCCAGAGACGTTTCCTTATGCATGGAAACCCTCTGCTGGCAGACTGGGTAACCGACAAGCTTGGCACCAAGGACTGGATTACCGATCTGTCCTTAATGTCCGGCCTGAAAAGATGGGCAGATGACGAAGAAGCGCTTAAGGAATTCATGAGCATCAAGTATAAGAACAAGGAACGCCTGGCAGAATACATACTGGAGCACAATGGAATTGAAGTGGATCCAAGATCCATCTTTGATGTACAGGTGAAAAGACTTCATGAGTATAAGCGCCAGCTGCTGAACATCCTGCATGTGATGTATCTGTATAACCAGATGAAAGAGCATCCGGAGAAGAGTTTCTATCCAAGAACATTTATCTTCGGGGCAAAGGCATCCGCAGGATATATCCGCGCCAAACAGATCATCAAGCTGATCAACTCTGTTGCGGATGTAGTGAATAATGACCGCAGCATCAATGGAAAGCTTAAGGTGGTGTTTATTGAAGATTACCGCGTATCCAACGCGGAACTGATCTTTGCTGCAGCAGATGTAAGCGAGCAGATATCCACTGCTTCTAAGGAAGCGTCCGGTACAGGCAACATGAAGTTCATGCTCAACGGCGCTCCTACTATTGGAACGATGGATGGAGCCAATGTAGAGATTGTCGAGGAAGTTGGAATAGACAATGCGTTTATCTTTGGCTTAAGTTCGGATGAAGTGATTGGTTTTGAGCAGAACGGCGGCTATAATCCGATGGATATCTACAACAATGATCCGGATATCCGCCGTGTCGTAAATCAGCTGGTTGACGGAACTTATGCTCATGGCAACACGGAGTTATACCGTGACCTGTACAATTCTCTTCTGAATACGAAGAGCAGCAGCCGGGCAGATATGTATTTTATACTTAAGGATTTCAGGGCATATGCACAGGCACAGCAGAAGGTAGAGGAAGCATACCGGGATAAAGACAGATGGGCAAAAATGGCCCTTTTGAATACGGCATGCTGTGGCAAATTCTCCTCTGACCGGACCATTCAGGAATATGTTGATGACATCTGGCATCTGGATAAGATTACAGTGGAGGTATAA
- the ileS gene encoding isoleucine--tRNA ligase, with translation MYKKVSTDLNFVDREKEIEKFWEENGIFEKSMKERDGNDIYMFYDGPPTANGKPHIGHVLTRVIKDMIPRYRTMKGYEVPRKAGWDTHGLPVELEVEKALGLDGKDQIEEYGLEPFIDKCKESVWKYKGMWEDFSGTVGFWADMENPYVTYHNDFIESEWWALKQIWDKGLLYKGFKIVPYCPRCGTPLSAQEVAQGYKDVKERSAIVRFKVVGEDAYFLAWTTTPWTLPSNIGLCVNPQEDYAKVKAADGYVYYMAVALLDTVLGKLAEEGKPAYEILETYKGQDLEYKEYDPLYQCAADCAARQNKKAFFITCDSYVTLTDGTGVVHIAPAFGEDDAKVGRKYDMPFVQLVDEKGRMTEDAPCAGVFVKDADPEILKDLDARGLLFDAPKFEHSYPHCWRCDTPLLYYARESWFIKMTEVKDDLIANNNTINWIPESIGKKRFGDWLENVQDWGISRNRYWGTPLNIWECECGHQHSIGSIAELKEMSDNCPEDIELHRPYIDAVTIKCPICGKEMHRVPEVIDCWFDSGSMPFAQHHYPFENKELFEKQFPADFISEAVDQTRGWFYSLLAISTLIFNKAPYKNVIVLGHVQDENGQKMSKSKGNAVDPFDALDKYGADAIRWYFYVNSAPWLPNRFHGKAVTEGQRKFMGTLWNTYAFFVLYANIDGFDATKYSLDYDKLSVMDKWLLSKLNTLIKEVDDNLGNYRIPEAARALQDFVDDMSNWYVRRSRERFWAKGMEQDKINAYMTLYTALVEVCKVAAPMIPFMTEDIYQNLVRSINQSAPESIHLCDFPTADDSYIDKDLESNMERVLKLVVMGRACRNTANIKNRQPIGQMYVKADFDLPAFYQEIVQDELNVKAMTFTQEVRDFTSYSFKPQLKTVGPKYGKMLGGIKAALSSIDGNAAMDELNSADALKLDINGQEVTLFREDLLIETAQMEGYVSENDNGITVVLDTNLSDELLEEGFVREIISKVQTMRKEAGFEVMDKIEISYEGTEKAEKIFAENAATIGDETLALKVTKETPQGYVKDWKINGENVTLGVEKK, from the coding sequence ATGTACAAGAAAGTTTCAACGGACTTGAATTTTGTAGACAGAGAAAAAGAAATTGAAAAATTCTGGGAAGAAAATGGCATCTTTGAAAAAAGCATGAAAGAGCGTGATGGCAATGATATCTATATGTTCTATGACGGCCCGCCGACAGCCAACGGCAAGCCGCATATCGGCCATGTACTCACTCGCGTTATCAAGGATATGATTCCAAGATACCGCACGATGAAGGGATACGAGGTACCGCGTAAGGCAGGATGGGATACCCATGGGCTGCCGGTAGAACTGGAAGTAGAAAAAGCGCTGGGCCTGGATGGAAAAGACCAGATTGAAGAATATGGCCTGGAGCCGTTTATAGACAAATGTAAGGAAAGCGTATGGAAGTACAAGGGCATGTGGGAAGATTTCTCCGGAACGGTAGGGTTCTGGGCTGATATGGAAAACCCATATGTGACCTATCATAATGACTTTATTGAGTCCGAGTGGTGGGCACTTAAACAGATCTGGGATAAGGGCCTGCTTTACAAGGGCTTTAAGATCGTGCCTTACTGCCCGCGCTGCGGAACTCCGCTTTCCGCACAGGAAGTAGCCCAGGGCTATAAAGACGTGAAGGAGCGCTCTGCGATCGTTCGCTTCAAGGTGGTAGGCGAAGACGCGTATTTCCTTGCATGGACTACCACGCCTTGGACATTGCCATCCAATATCGGCCTTTGCGTAAATCCGCAGGAAGACTATGCAAAGGTGAAGGCAGCAGATGGATACGTATACTACATGGCAGTCGCGCTTCTTGATACGGTCCTTGGCAAACTGGCGGAAGAAGGAAAGCCAGCTTACGAGATTCTTGAGACATATAAGGGACAGGATCTGGAATACAAAGAATATGATCCTCTGTACCAATGCGCGGCAGACTGCGCTGCAAGGCAGAATAAGAAAGCCTTCTTTATTACCTGCGACTCCTATGTAACATTGACGGACGGTACAGGCGTTGTCCATATCGCGCCGGCATTCGGTGAGGACGATGCAAAGGTAGGACGCAAGTATGACATGCCTTTCGTTCAGCTGGTAGACGAGAAAGGGCGCATGACAGAGGACGCTCCATGTGCAGGAGTATTCGTAAAGGATGCAGATCCGGAGATTCTAAAAGATCTGGATGCAAGAGGCCTTCTGTTTGACGCGCCTAAGTTCGAGCATAGCTATCCACACTGCTGGAGATGTGATACGCCTCTGCTTTACTATGCGAGGGAATCTTGGTTCATCAAGATGACGGAGGTAAAGGATGATCTGATCGCAAACAATAATACGATCAACTGGATCCCGGAGAGTATTGGAAAGAAGCGTTTTGGGGACTGGCTTGAAAATGTCCAGGATTGGGGCATCAGCCGGAACCGTTATTGGGGAACTCCGCTGAATATCTGGGAGTGCGAGTGCGGTCACCAGCATTCCATCGGAAGCATCGCGGAATTGAAGGAAATGTCTGATAACTGCCCGGAAGATATCGAGCTTCACCGCCCATACATTGATGCTGTTACTATTAAATGCCCGATCTGCGGCAAAGAGATGCACCGTGTCCCGGAGGTGATCGACTGCTGGTTTGACTCTGGCTCCATGCCATTTGCACAGCACCACTACCCATTTGAAAATAAGGAACTGTTCGAGAAGCAGTTTCCGGCTGACTTTATATCCGAGGCTGTGGACCAGACCCGTGGATGGTTTTACTCCCTGCTGGCAATCTCTACATTGATATTTAATAAAGCGCCGTACAAGAACGTGATCGTCCTCGGCCACGTGCAGGATGAGAATGGGCAGAAGATGAGCAAATCCAAAGGAAACGCGGTGGATCCTTTCGACGCTCTGGATAAATACGGAGCCGACGCGATCCGCTGGTATTTCTATGTCAACAGCGCGCCTTGGCTGCCAAACCGTTTCCACGGAAAAGCAGTTACGGAAGGACAGCGTAAGTTCATGGGAACTTTATGGAATACGTATGCATTCTTTGTGCTGTATGCCAATATTGATGGATTCGACGCGACAAAATATTCGCTCGATTACGATAAATTATCGGTAATGGACAAATGGCTGCTGTCCAAACTGAATACATTAATTAAAGAAGTAGATGACAATCTTGGAAACTACAGGATTCCGGAGGCAGCAAGAGCATTGCAGGACTTCGTGGACGATATGAGCAACTGGTATGTAAGAAGAAGCCGCGAACGCTTCTGGGCAAAGGGAATGGAGCAGGATAAGATCAATGCCTACATGACGCTTTATACCGCGTTGGTAGAAGTATGCAAGGTGGCTGCGCCGATGATTCCATTTATGACAGAAGACATTTATCAGAATCTGGTAAGAAGCATCAACCAGAGCGCGCCGGAAAGCATCCACCTGTGCGACTTCCCGACCGCAGACGACTCCTATATTGATAAAGATCTGGAGTCCAATATGGAACGGGTGCTGAAACTGGTCGTGATGGGCCGCGCATGCAGGAATACGGCGAACATTAAGAACCGTCAGCCGATCGGGCAGATGTATGTAAAGGCCGATTTTGATCTACCGGCATTCTACCAGGAGATCGTACAAGACGAGTTGAATGTAAAGGCTATGACATTTACACAAGAAGTACGCGATTTTACTTCTTATTCTTTCAAGCCGCAGTTAAAGACAGTGGGTCCAAAATATGGTAAAATGTTAGGAGGCATCAAAGCCGCCTTAAGTTCGATCGACGGCAACGCTGCCATGGATGAATTGAATTCTGCGGATGCTCTGAAACTGGATATTAATGGGCAGGAAGTCACACTGTTTAGAGAAGATTTGCTGATCGAGACGGCTCAGATGGAAGGCTATGTATCAGAGAATGATAATGGCATTACCGTTGTTCTGGATACAAATCTGTCAGATGAGCTTCTGGAAGAAGGATTCGTCCGCGAGATCATCAGCAAGGTTCAGACTATGCGTAAAGAGGCAGGATTCGAGGTCATGGATAAGATCGAGATCTCTTACGAAGGAACAGAGAAAGCCGAGAAGATATTTGCAGAAAATGCCGCTACGATTGGGGATGAGACGCTCGCGCTCAAGGTAACGAAAGAAACGCCGCAGGGATATGTAAAGGATTGGAAGATCAATGGCGAGAACGTAACCCTTGGAGTAGAGAAGAAATAA
- a CDS encoding D-alanyl-D-alanine carboxypeptidase family protein has translation MMRRGRQILAAILLLAVMCACTETTVLATEPDAAEQTEELSEEQKAEQAAYEMKVESNDWKNWPQGPGTYGEAAIVMEVGTGAILYAKNIDSHQYPASITKVLTALVALENGQLEDPVTFSHDSVAFLQPGDSSVGLKEGNQISLEQALHATLLASANEAAYAVGESVGINAGHDYSWFLEQMNTRCRELGGENSNFANTNGLHDENHYTCARDMALIGRELFKHPDFFRIVQTLNYTIPATETVEEHIFQQKHKMLMPENSNYYPYAIGGKTGFTSDALSTLITMADNGGMQLVCVVLRTHGVHIYPDTTGLFEYAFNNFSKVPVADYESSKDVGEILEDGSGNYVMLPQSVKFEDLDMELIPDGGTSSEATLQYTYEGNPVGSARCTLSDSYKDEHSAKVTAAKKEKKSKDDGQKKGKTKKMAVACASVVLAILIAMFISVITRRSRIRKRRRRR, from the coding sequence ATGATGAGACGAGGCAGGCAGATACTGGCAGCGATTCTATTACTGGCAGTCATGTGCGCTTGCACGGAAACGACCGTATTGGCCACTGAGCCGGATGCGGCCGAGCAGACAGAGGAACTGTCAGAAGAACAGAAGGCTGAACAAGCAGCCTATGAGATGAAGGTTGAGAGCAATGACTGGAAGAATTGGCCGCAAGGGCCGGGTACCTATGGGGAAGCGGCAATCGTAATGGAAGTGGGGACAGGGGCAATCCTGTATGCGAAGAATATTGATTCCCACCAATATCCGGCCAGCATTACCAAGGTGCTGACCGCCCTGGTAGCGCTGGAAAACGGACAGCTTGAAGACCCGGTGACATTTTCACATGATAGCGTGGCATTCCTGCAGCCTGGAGATTCCTCCGTGGGACTGAAAGAAGGAAACCAGATATCTTTGGAGCAAGCGCTGCACGCAACGCTTCTGGCATCCGCCAATGAAGCGGCCTATGCGGTAGGCGAGAGCGTGGGCATTAATGCAGGCCATGATTACAGCTGGTTTCTGGAACAGATGAATACCCGGTGCAGGGAACTTGGCGGGGAGAATTCGAATTTTGCCAATACGAACGGGCTTCACGATGAGAATCACTATACTTGTGCCAGGGACATGGCGCTTATAGGACGGGAACTTTTTAAGCATCCGGATTTCTTCCGCATCGTCCAGACGCTGAACTATACCATTCCCGCGACTGAGACGGTAGAAGAACATATCTTCCAGCAGAAGCATAAGATGCTCATGCCGGAGAATTCGAATTATTATCCATATGCGATCGGTGGGAAGACGGGATTTACGTCGGATGCATTGTCTACCTTGATAACCATGGCAGATAATGGAGGCATGCAGCTGGTGTGCGTAGTCTTAAGGACCCATGGGGTGCATATCTACCCGGACACCACAGGCCTGTTCGAGTACGCATTCAACAATTTTAGCAAAGTGCCGGTGGCAGATTATGAGTCATCCAAGGATGTAGGAGAGATATTGGAGGATGGAAGCGGCAATTATGTAATGCTTCCGCAGAGCGTGAAGTTTGAGGATCTGGATATGGAGTTGATCCCGGACGGGGGAACCAGCAGCGAGGCAACGCTTCAATATACATATGAAGGCAATCCGGTTGGCTCTGCCAGATGTACCTTGAGCGACAGTTATAAGGATGAGCATTCAGCCAAAGTTACGGCTGCAAAGAAGGAAAAGAAATCAAAGGATGATGGCCAGAAGAAAGGCAAGACAAAGAAGATGGCTGTTGCATGCGCATCGGTGGTGCTGGCAATTCTGATCGCTATGTTTATCAGCGTGATCACGCGCAGGAGCCGTATAAGGAAAAGGCGGCGCAGAAGATAG
- the lepB gene encoding signal peptidase I → MEIDEIKKKVLEDVDPQLRSQKKKEMRKARLVISLQFLALAAVILLVFYLMMGFSTVTGNSMYPTLHDKDIVAYFRLGKEYRPGDVIVLERPDGEEFVKRVVAVAGDTVNIQSGKVYVNGEEAKFKGTLGKTRRTGSSVEYPVVVEDKEVFVLGDNREISEDSREFGTVKTSDIKGRIIWYLGRL, encoded by the coding sequence ATGGAGATCGATGAGATTAAGAAAAAGGTGCTGGAAGATGTAGATCCGCAGCTGCGTAGTCAGAAGAAAAAGGAAATGAGAAAGGCCAGGCTCGTGATTTCCCTGCAGTTTTTAGCGCTGGCTGCCGTGATCCTGCTGGTTTTCTATCTGATGATGGGATTTTCCACCGTAACAGGCAATTCCATGTACCCTACCCTCCATGACAAGGATATTGTAGCTTATTTCCGTCTGGGAAAAGAGTATAGGCCCGGAGATGTGATCGTTCTCGAAAGACCAGACGGAGAGGAATTTGTAAAAAGAGTCGTAGCAGTAGCCGGAGATACGGTAAATATCCAGTCCGGCAAGGTATATGTGAATGGAGAAGAAGCGAAATTCAAAGGAACGCTCGGAAAGACCAGACGGACTGGAAGCAGCGTCGAGTATCCTGTGGTGGTTGAAGATAAGGAAGTCTTTGTCCTGGGAGATAACCGGGAAATATCAGAAGACTCACGGGAATTTGGCACGGTGAAGACCAGTGATATAAAAGGAAGGATCATCTGGTATCTGGGAAGGCTGTAA
- a CDS encoding GGDEF domain-containing protein, protein MKKLSVFKIIQLSILAVITLISVFFLLKPEVKQFVFSSSSATTLFFLIWIILIASFLFILIDLSIISSIKLHFHNLYGVAYSDPLSGIPNRFSCDTLIEKYIDSELPEDIGCIMIDLANLPEVNSLYDHAAGNRLLKDFSAILSSSALSLGFVGRNGGNKFLAIFEDCTQEKLDAFLARVSERVQRHNAKADSIDMEYKAGTALNSEEHLAKITGLIALANNRIYKSS, encoded by the coding sequence ATGAAGAAGTTAAGCGTATTTAAGATCATCCAGCTATCCATCCTGGCTGTGATCACCCTTATCAGCGTCTTTTTCCTATTAAAGCCAGAGGTAAAGCAGTTCGTGTTTTCCTCTTCATCTGCTACCACATTATTCTTTTTAATTTGGATTATTTTAATAGCAAGTTTTTTGTTTATTTTGATAGATTTAAGTATTATATCTTCCATTAAACTTCATTTTCATAATTTGTATGGGGTGGCATATTCAGATCCTTTATCCGGCATACCCAACCGCTTCAGCTGCGATACGCTGATTGAAAAGTATATTGATTCCGAATTGCCCGAGGATATCGGATGCATTATGATTGACCTGGCCAATCTGCCTGAGGTCAATTCATTGTATGACCACGCCGCCGGCAACCGGCTGTTAAAAGATTTTTCCGCTATCCTGTCCTCATCTGCGCTGTCGCTTGGCTTTGTAGGACGGAACGGAGGAAATAAATTTCTTGCTATATTTGAAGACTGTACCCAGGAAAAACTGGATGCCTTTCTGGCAAGGGTTTCCGAAAGAGTACAGCGCCATAATGCAAAGGCAGATTCCATAGACATGGAATACAAAGCCGGCACCGCCCTTAACAGCGAGGAGCATCTCGCGAAGATTACCGGGCTTATCGCTCTTGCCAATAACCGGATTTACAAATCATCATAA
- a CDS encoding RNA polymerase sigma factor, translating to MAELDYEYLDRLLKKAKEDDSDALAELYAATYRKQYRYACQYIEDPFLAQDILQDVYICAFENIESLDDSRCLASWLEEINGRICHEASLQDHVSSQSRRSRIPDLEPQAAGELLNHIFARRDMEPSTIPVEILESWENYKKPGFRWEKAAACIFLILLLLLPFLFLKPSIVAERKNIDSASNALYDIRIQSLLPVRSVSATLDNSTPVPLRKSGSKKYTAEIISNGKLKIKAVSMNGQTTVKTYTVSHLDMDKPEFIKSYTQDDLIYLVVQDTYSGIDYGNIRGLKPESYDIEEGIITFRIPKTPTSVIIPDHAGNELKLLVSPIEE from the coding sequence ATGGCTGAACTGGATTATGAATATTTGGACAGACTGTTAAAGAAGGCAAAAGAGGACGACAGCGACGCCCTTGCCGAGTTGTACGCAGCCACCTACAGAAAGCAGTACCGTTATGCCTGCCAATATATTGAAGATCCTTTTCTGGCGCAGGATATTCTGCAGGATGTCTATATATGCGCCTTTGAGAATATAGAATCGCTCGATGACTCGCGCTGCCTTGCATCCTGGCTGGAAGAGATAAATGGCCGAATCTGCCATGAGGCTTCCCTGCAGGATCATGTTTCCTCGCAATCACGCCGGTCCAGGATTCCAGATCTGGAGCCGCAGGCTGCGGGAGAACTGCTCAATCATATTTTTGCCAGACGTGATATGGAACCTTCCACAATCCCTGTGGAGATTCTTGAATCTTGGGAGAATTATAAGAAGCCTGGATTTAGATGGGAGAAGGCTGCCGCCTGTATATTCCTGATACTTCTTCTGCTTCTGCCCTTCCTGTTTCTTAAGCCTTCCATTGTGGCAGAACGCAAGAATATAGACTCGGCATCCAATGCGCTGTATGATATCCGCATCCAAAGCTTGCTTCCAGTGCGCTCCGTCAGCGCGACGCTTGATAACAGCACGCCGGTTCCTCTGCGCAAATCCGGTTCCAAAAAGTATACGGCTGAGATCATTTCCAATGGGAAGTTAAAGATCAAGGCAGTATCAATGAACGGGCAGACAACAGTTAAGACTTATACCGTATCGCATCTGGATATGGATAAGCCTGAATTTATTAAATCTTATACCCAAGACGACCTGATATATCTGGTGGTCCAGGATACCTATTCCGGTATTGATTACGGAAATATCCGCGGCCTGAAGCCAGAATCCTATGACATAGAAGAAGGAATCATTACCTTTCGGATCCCAAAGACGCCTACATCTGTAATCATTCCGGACCACGCAGGAAATGAACTGAAGCTTCTTGTCTCTCCAATTGAAGAATGA
- a CDS encoding transglutaminase-like domain-containing protein — MSRITSLTCITFILSCILLCSCSGKESVAKTEHKGPPRDSAPKVLTPSADGTVVYNNDYASIDASNTSQGYIMVSYSGDCPKVKVQITGPDQVPYTYLLIDRGAYTTFPLSAGNGAYTIQVLENVEGDSYLIALSQDIDVAIEDEFLPFLYPNQYVSFTADSKTVIKGSELAKNAYSDLEVIQDIYHYVIENISYDTAKADSVTYGYLPDIDATLKSGTGICFDYASVMTAMLRSQGIPTKLEVGYSGEALHAWISTYTKDTGWIDDIIEFDGTSWELMDPTLAANNNTSSVGKYIGDGSHYVLKYSY; from the coding sequence ATGAGCCGTATTACAAGTCTGACTTGTATCACCTTTATACTGTCATGTATTCTCCTTTGCAGTTGTTCCGGCAAGGAATCTGTTGCCAAAACCGAGCATAAGGGCCCTCCCAGGGATTCCGCTCCCAAGGTTCTTACGCCTTCTGCGGATGGGACAGTCGTTTATAATAACGACTATGCATCCATAGATGCATCAAACACATCCCAGGGCTACATTATGGTCAGCTACTCCGGGGATTGTCCAAAGGTGAAGGTACAGATAACCGGACCTGATCAGGTTCCTTATACCTACCTGCTGATAGACAGGGGAGCCTATACCACCTTCCCTCTCTCTGCCGGGAATGGTGCTTACACGATACAGGTGCTGGAAAATGTGGAAGGCGACTCTTACCTTATCGCCTTATCCCAGGATATCGATGTCGCAATTGAAGATGAATTCCTGCCATTTCTCTATCCCAATCAATATGTATCCTTTACTGCCGATTCAAAGACGGTTATCAAAGGGAGCGAACTGGCAAAGAATGCTTACAGCGATCTGGAAGTCATCCAGGACATCTATCACTATGTCATCGAGAATATCTCTTATGATACTGCAAAGGCGGATAGCGTTACTTATGGATACCTGCCTGATATTGATGCTACGCTCAAGTCAGGGACCGGCATCTGCTTCGACTATGCTTCTGTAATGACCGCCATGCTCCGCTCCCAGGGCATACCTACGAAACTTGAAGTAGGATATTCCGGAGAAGCCTTGCATGCCTGGATCAGCACTTATACCAAAGACACTGGCTGGATAGACGATATCATTGAATTTGACGGCACTTCCTGGGAATTGATGGATCCCACGCTTGCCGCTAATAACAATACTTCCTCTGTCGGCAAATATATCGGCGATGGAAGCCATTATGTACTAAAATACTCATATTAA